Below is a genomic region from Osmia bicornis bicornis chromosome 3, iOsmBic2.1, whole genome shotgun sequence.
gagataatagaaataacgatatggacaatagaaattttttaaattcgaaaataaaaattatttaattagagGTAAGCGTAGAGGGAGGAGTCTAAGGAAAGCctaatttagaattttaattgtaagTCATTCAaggattttaaaaataaaattttatagcGATAGATTACAATTAGAAAAGTAcacttatttattttgtaaaatatttttctccatAATGGgaaaatatttgtaacatCCAAATCCAAAAATCCTATACAATAAGTGTTGAGTGTAGGGTATCAAATAGTCTtttgatttaatattaattacgtATGCGTAATAGTATTAATTTAAACGTAAATCTAAAAGTAGCAAGTGTCCTACGACTTATGGAAGGGAGTGTATGTCAATAGCATTTACGCGAACTCAATCTGTCggatgtacatacatatacggCCACAGTAACAAAACAGTTAACCATTATATTTTACTCCCACGTTACGATCAAACCGACAACTCCAAATAGAATAGTTTTGTATCAATGGAATTGTTCCACTGACATTCGCTTCATGCTAAATGTTTTTTCTCCCCGTATGAACTCAATTAAGAAATAGATTCTATTAATTTGAACGATTTGATAAGTATACttgcattatttttcaattatcttcTCTTTAAACATTCAACGCATAATAATTCAACGTGGAggtaaagaaattttttaaattatatttaaggAAATTGTGGGAATACGTAGGATGGTATTTGAttgagaaataaatgaaaattataaaattacaattaaaattatttctactTGTTAAATCTAGGCAACTTTTACCTCACCGACCTGTATGCTACGGATGAAACCGAATTATGCGATCCAACTCCGGTTCTAAACTTGAATTCCAAAGAGGGCAAATGTCCGGCTGTCTTCTTACGATTCAAGTAAGTTTACTGGTAATTCAAGTAAGCACAGGGACACCGAGtacgtaaaaaatatttttcaatctaATATTCTTCGGTTTCAGGGATAGCGAAAACGGAGAAGTACGTGTCTACCCAGGCAAACTACAGGTATCTGAACCATTCTGTATAGTACCTGTCACAGAAACGACAACCGTCGCAGATTTAATCGAGGAAGCGCTTCAGAGATTCggtttacaaaatttcaaatcagAGGACTACAGATGCAGCGAGATCCTTTTGGATCGTGATGGTAAATGTCCATTTAATCTTCATGATATTCTGTATtcagaaaagaaacgaaaaaaaaaatagtattgGTTTAAATTacacaaaattattcttaATCTTTCAAAACAgtgtaatattacattttcatgttaatattgttaaataattattatgaaaaatagcactgcagaaaaattatatttgcaCCAAATacaattgaatttaattttttaaataaatgtgttATCTTTGAtttgcatttatttaaaataattttaaacatcTTCTGATTGATAtcaattttgtataataattgcGTTTGTTCAGTCACCGAAAGGGTATTATCTCGCGATGAAAAGCCATGGGAAATCGTGAAACAGCTAGGCAAAGATTCTATCAGACAAATGGAATTGATGCGATTCTACCTGCAGCTGAAACAAGATCCCCATGGACCTAATTTAGCTTTATTCGTGGGTAATCTGCCGCCAAATCTCTCTGAAAGAAGTTATGAAAATATGTTGACCGACTTCTTAGGCAAAGGTGAGAATTTGcctataatttaatataatataaaattttaaacttgGAATCTAAAATGTAGAAAagattaaatatttgaaaatcaaaAAGTGAATCGAATAATAGAGAATTTCAAAACTCTACACAATCgcataataattatttatgtaactaataataatttttatctagAGAACAAATTCTCCTCTATTGGTCCGATATATTACGAATACGGCTCGATGGTGATTATTTATGAAGATTCCAACAAAGCAGTCAGAGCATTGTACACCTTGCGAGAATCAAAATACGAGGACAAACACCTTTTAGGTATTATCATACCCTTCGATTTGATaagtattttttaaaagaatattttcattgacaatatttcatttttatagtTATGCTGTTACCGAGTATCGAACCAAGTATGGTACCATCTGGCGTGCAACCATTACTTGTCTTCGTGAACGTAAAATCTGGTGGTTGCCAGGGTTTGCAGTTGATCTCCAGCTTTCGTAAACTGTTGAACCCTTATCAGGTGTTTGATCTCGACAATGGAGGTCCACTTCCCGGGTAtgcaagaaaaaaagatacgAATAATCAATTTCATTGAATGAATCACTTCAAAATTAGGACTTAAAgaattatcatttatcatttaacactagaactatcAATGTTTAATGCAAgcttatttttcaattgaaaataatgtagaaaagTAAATAgataaaagatgaaaaataattttaatatacagtGGGTCGCAAAAGTATTCGcacaccgtttaaaacagattACCTTCTTTAAAATtcgaccaaatgacttgagatttctcgagaagctatgcaaattaatttactaacaataagatatgtgcttttgtcgttttaaacaattttaattcggcgaaatcgggaaagaaatagtaaaaggcaatttttttacttttttatctgagcctgtaatgaaaatttaaaatacatatgttatgtgtatgctgaaaatttcatcgagatcgatCAATATacttagaagttacaagtaattaaaatttccgaaaatcgcgacttttcgtCTAACAATAAGAACATAACTAGTCACGTTCTTTTGCAGCCCACTGTATACATCCATTCTTTATCTCGATAATAGCCAACATACATTTCAACAAAGATACCTCGATAAAATTGatgaattaaaataagaaattagaAATCAGTGATTATTGATTGGTTCGGTAGTTCTAGCGTTAATTACTCGTTATTCTATCGTAGACTGTACGTTTTCCGTCACATCAAGGACTACAAAATCTTAGTATGCGGTGGAGATGGAACGGTCGGATGGGTACTGCAATGTTTGGACAACGTAGGTCAGGACAGCGAGTGTTCCTCACCTGCTTGCGCCATCGTACCCTTGGGTACCGGAAACGACCTGGCACGTGTACTCTGCTGGGGCGCCGGTTACACAGGCGACGAAGATCCTTTGAATTTACTCCGTGACGTTATCGATGCGGAGAAATCTTTGCTGGACAGATGGACGGTAGTTTTCCATCCCGAAGAGAAGGAGGACAAACAGACGGCTACCAATGCAGGAGGTCTGTCGGATCGAATTTTATCGGTTCGAACGtgatttatcattatttttcaatttacatGTTACAGGAGCAAGCTCCACCAGCGAGGATAATACGCAGATATTCGtgatgaataattatttcggtATCGGTCTGGACGCTGACTTGTGCTTGGACTTTCACAATGCCAGAGAAGAGAACCCGAATAAATTTCGAAGCAGATTACGCAATAAAAGTGTCTACGTCTCGATAGGTTTGCGGAAGATGGTGAAACGGACACTGTGCAAAGATCTGCATAAAGAAATCCGATTGGAGGTGGACGGAAGGCTTGTCGAATTACCTCAAGTCGAGGGAATAATTATCATGAATATTTTGAGGTAATTCGTTCAGTTCGTTCTTGGTTCAGATAACATATTTtgagatatttgaaaaaatggctgctttttctgaaattaaatttcattattgaATGATAATTGCATTGTAATTTCTTTCTAAATAATAGTTGGGGCTCCGGGGCAAATCCTTGGGGACCAGATACCAGCGAGGATCAGTTTTATACACCGAACCATGGGGATGGAATCCTAGAGGTGGTTGGTGTCACAGGTGTGATGCATCTGGGGCAAATTCAATCTGGTCTTCGTACAGGGATGAGGATAGCCCAGGTACGTCCTAATTAAATAATAGTTCgttagaattattttattttcatcgttgTATGCTTAACACGTTGAATTACAACTATCGTTGCACCAGTCGTTGACTTGCATCACTGAATTTACCATGTAGTTTCATTGCAGCTCCTGTAATTAAGAATTATTCTAAATTACTAAAGAGAAGTGATTTTTAGTAGTTCAAATATTAttctaaaaattgaaattcctaatatgaatcaatttttatattaccttattattttttttaacaatgttGATTAATATTCTGTAAAAATGATATGttcataaaaatgtttgaaattcaTCATTTTCTAACATTGTCATTTGCAAATTACCATCTataatgaaatgtaaataatattctGATATCTGATTGTTTTTTGATAAATGTTTTATAGGGAGGTCATATAAAAATCCATTTGCACTCTGATATACCAGTACAAGTAGACGGAGAACCGTGGATCCAGAGTCCAGGAGATATTGTTGTATTAAAGTCAGCATTGAAGGTAATCttgttataattatttgtaacGGTTCCATAATTCTATCGAAATTTAAAACAGAATGGATGCATTTGTATAAGTATACTCTAAATCGATCATAAATCCAATTTTGTAATACAGTCTAAGTCtcatataaaattgtataaataatcttcttttaaatacaaataaaaacaTACGAAGTTACAAGAGTCATCAATTCTGTAAAATGTAATTCTGTGCAATAGAACTTTTTATTTAGCTATTGATTATCAACTTTAAttgattatattatttatttagtgCATTGtcaaaaaaaattattagatcTAACTAATGTgacatataataatttattagtAATGCAATTTAAGTCTAATtcctaattaaaattacacaTATTTGAACAAAAACCCCTGATATTTccaaaataaataagaaatttttaattaaaattgaaacttttGTTTATTTACACTAAACTCTTGTCAATTGTCAAAGGATTCATCAATAGATATTATACGAGGCATTCATTCTGTCTTGTTTCACATAGAATTACATAGTAGAACAATCTAAATACTTGTCGCACGTTGAATATCCCGCAGGATAAATCGCACGCATTAGCCGCTAGAAACGATACTAATTAACGATGCTGTAGCAATCACCAATAAGAGTGTTACCCAACTGCTGGTGTCCGGCAGAGCATGCATTCCTCCCCGAATCGCACACTACTAATCTCTCCTTGTTCCTTTGTTCGCTCCAGGCTACCATgttgaagaaaaataagatCAAGCGTCGGAATACCGAACCGTCGATCCCACCCGCTAATGGGGAGGGGTGCAAGAGCACGGACGAGAGTACCAACAAAGCCTAAAATGAAGTTTGCGGCTAGATCGATCGGTTTAATTCCACGAAACGAACTTTCAACCCGTAACCACCACCTAGACTTCCCCAAAATGTGCATAACGTGCAGCGATATAGGGGAGTTTCGGTGTGGCCACCCTACCAAAataacacacacacacacacattaTATAAATACACATTACATCACAGACGAACACATTTGTGTACACTTCCGGTGTAGTGAGAGCTCACCATCGATGTTCCGCCGCATGCCCTGTGTGCCAATGCTCTTGATGTACATCGGGATAACTAATTAGTTTTTAGAAAGTTttccttttcaaaattatttctacaCTTTGCAAATAAACTGgctcattttattatttttaggggtttcaaataatttcaaataattctatttatttgataaaatatttgttaatgaatgatgctaattttttaattttgatttgtATTTCGTTCTGGTGATCAAGAAAATTTAAGTTGAATTTTAAGTAGCATAAAGAAGTGTGattgataattaaaacttATCTAAGAACTATTAGTAATCCTGACACTTTAATGCTCCACGCAATTCAAGCTTGTCGTAATGCAGTGTTGTGAAAAACTGAAGGTTTAACAAAAGTTTGTTGATATATTTTGTCAAGCAATGTACAATACGCAATGACAATCAtgttattatgattattaaaCGAGGAAGATCGTgcttcaatttttgaaaaatgggAATGGACACAGATTAATCCATATGTTTGtgaataaatgtaaatttaaattactgtTGATGATA
It encodes:
- the LOC114880195 gene encoding diacylglycerol kinase theta isoform X8, whose translation is MASGSAETLSSHGHSFSKKSFHKPTYCHSCTDMLWGLIQLGNICEVCNFVVHDRCLKTVVSPCSSIAASLIKNPVAHCWSEPVTRRRKFCNVCRKRLDDNPSVHCEICRYFVHTDCQNFAVPDCKENATYLPGKDLAQVKHTHHWREGNLPSSSKCAVCKKNCFTAECLSGFRCEWCGMTLHSYCHKNIPQECTFGILEPIYLPPHAISIPRTEVPMEAIIGVQVRRKEVLAREYSCPRSISEEFSSGDARYRDNGEPGSGVACSRDPRSRKEKEDKERGDEEMIKVYDGNNSLRRRIFRVITVSRQATTEQVLTSALRAFHITKDPSNFYLTDLYATDETELCDPTPVLNLNSKEGKCPAVFLRFKDSENGEVRVYPGKLQVSEPFCIVPVTETTTVADLIEEALQRFGLQNFKSEDYRCSEILLDRDVTERVLSRDEKPWEIVKQLGKDSIRQMELMRFYLQLKQDPHGPNLALFVGNLPPNLSERSYENMLTDFLGKENKFSSIGPIYYEYGSMVIIYEDSNKAVRALYTLRESKYEDKHLLVMLLPSIEPSMVPSGVQPLLVFVNVKSGGCQGLQLISSFRKLLNPYQVFDLDNGGPLPGLYVFRHIKDYKILVCGGDGTVGWVLQCLDNVGQDSECSSPACAIVPLGTGNDLARVLCWGAGYTGDEDPLNLLRDVIDAEKSLLDRWTVVFHPEEKEDKQTATNAGGASSTSEDNTQIFVMNNYFGIGLDADLCLDFHNAREENPNKFRSRLRNKSVYVSIGLRKMVKRTLCKDLHKEIRLEVDGRLVELPQVEGIIIMNILSWGSGANPWGPDTSEDQFYTPNHGDGILEVVGVTGVMHLGQIQSGLRTGMRIAQGGHIKIHLHSDIPVQVDGEPWIQSPGDIVVLKSALKATMLKKNKIKRRNTEPSIPPANGEGCKSTDESTNKA
- the LOC114880195 gene encoding diacylglycerol kinase theta isoform X2, whose translation is MASGSAETLSSHGHSFSKKSFHKPTYCHSCTDMLWGLIQLGNICEVCNFVVHDRCLKTVVSPCSSIAASLIKNPVAHCWSEPVTRRRKFCNVCRKRLDDNPSVHCEICRYFVHTDCQNFAVPDCKENATYLPGKDLAQVKHTHHWREGNLPSSSKCAVCKKNCFTAECLSGFRCEWCGMTLHSYCHKNIPQECTFGILEPIYLPPHAISIPRTEVPMEAIIGVQVRRKEVLAREYSCHNIGEQFDFAESEQIGAAGRLAEALRRLSLVLPRSCHGNCHASPPYVRARSISEEFSSGDARYRDNGEPGSGVACSRDPRSRKEKEDKERGDEEMIKVYDGNNSLRRRIFRVITVSRQATTEQVLTSALRAFHITKDPSNFYLTDLYATDETELCDPTPVLNLNSKEGKCPAVFLRFKDSENGEVRVYPGKLQVSEPFCIVPVTETTTVADLIEEALQRFGLQNFKSEDYRCSEILLDRDVTERVLSRDEKPWEIVKQLGKDSIRQMELMRFYLQLKQDPHGPNLALFVGNLPPNLSERSYENMLTDFLGKENKFSSIGPIYYEYGSMVIIYEDSNKAVRALYTLRESKYEDKHLLVMLLPSIEPSMVPSGVQPLLVFVNVKSGGCQGLQLISSFRKLLNPYQVFDLDNGGPLPGLYVFRHIKDYKILVCGGDGTVGWVLQCLDNVGQDSECSSPACAIVPLGTGNDLARVLCWGAGYTGDEDPLNLLRDVIDAEKSLLDRWTVVFHPEEKEDKQTATNAGGASSTSEDNTQIFVMNNYFGIGLDADLCLDFHNAREENPNKFRSRLRNKSVYVSIGLRKMVKRTLCKDLHKEIRLEVDGRLVELPQVEGIIIMNILSWGSGANPWGPDTSEDQFYTPNHGDGILEVVGVTGVMHLGQIQSGLRTGMRIAQGGHIKIHLHSDIPVQVDGEPWIQSPGDIVVLKSALKATMLKKNKIKRRNTEPSIPPANGEGCKSTDESTNKA
- the LOC114880195 gene encoding diacylglycerol kinase theta isoform X5, with the protein product MASGSAETLSSHGHSFSKKSFHKPTYCHSCTDMLWGLIQLGNICEVCNFVVHDRCLKTVVSPCSSIAASLIKNPVAHCWSEPVTRRRKFCNVCRKRLDDNPSVHCEICRYFVHTDCQNFAVPDCKENATYLPGKDLAQVKHTHHWREGNLPSSSKCAVCKKNCFTAECLSGFRCEWCGMTLHSYCHKNIPQECTFGILEPIYLPPHAISIPRTEVPMEAIIGVQVRRKEVLAREYSCPRSISEEFSSGDARYRDNGEPGSGVACSRDPRSRKEKEDKERGDEEMIKVYDGNNSLRRRIFRVITVSRQATTEQVLTSALRAFHITKDPSNFYLTDLYATDETELCDPTPVLNLNSKEGKCPAVFLRFKDSENGEVRVYPGKLQVSEPFCIVPVTETTTVADLIEEALQRFGLQNFKSEDYRCSEILLDRDVTERVLSRDEKPWEIVKQLGKDSIRQMELMRFYLQLKQDPHGPNLALFVGNLPPNLSERSYENMLTDFLGKENKFSSIGPIYYEYGSMVIIYEDSNKAVRALYTLRESKYEDKHLLVMLLPSIEPSMVPSGVQPLLVFVNVKSGGCQGLQLISSFRKLLNPYQVFDLDNGGPLPGLYVFRHIKDYKILVCGGDGTVGWVLQCLDNVGQDSECSSPACAIVPLGTGNDLARVLCWGAGYTGDEDPLNLLRDVIDAEKSLLDRWTVVFHPEEKEDKQTATNAGGASSTSEDNTQIFVMNNYFGIGLDADLCLDFHNAREENPNKFRSRLRNKSVYVSIGLRKMVKRTLCKDLHKEIRLEVDGRLVELPQVEGIIIMNILSWGSGANPWGPDTSEDQFYTPNHGDGILEVVGVTGVMHLGQIQSGLRTGMRIAQGGHIKIHLHSDIPVQVDGEPWIQSPGDIVVLKSALKATMLKKTKGKIKRRNTESSMQLALQAAPSNYPEPEVF
- the LOC114880195 gene encoding diacylglycerol kinase theta isoform X3; the encoded protein is MASGSAETLSSHGHSFSKKSFHKPTYCHSCTDMLWGLIQLGNICEVCNFVVHDRCLKTVVSPCSSIAASLIKNPVAHCWSEPVTRRRKFCNVCRKRLDDNPSVHCEICRYFVHTDCQNFAVPDCKENATYLPGKDLAQVKHTHHWREGNLPSSSKCAVCKKNCFTAECLSGFRCEWCGMTLHSYCHKNIPQECTFGILEPIYLPPHAISIPRTEVPMEAIIGVQVRRKEVLAREYSCHNIGEQFDFAESEQIGAAGRLAEALRRLSLVLPRSCHGNCHASPPYVRARSISEEFSSGDARYRDNGEPGSGVACSRDPRSRKEKEDKEREMIKVYDGNNSLRRRIFRVITVSRQATTEQVLTSALRAFHITKDPSNFYLTDLYATDETELCDPTPVLNLNSKEGKCPAVFLRFKDSENGEVRVYPGKLQVSEPFCIVPVTETTTVADLIEEALQRFGLQNFKSEDYRCSEILLDRDVTERVLSRDEKPWEIVKQLGKDSIRQMELMRFYLQLKQDPHGPNLALFVGNLPPNLSERSYENMLTDFLGKENKFSSIGPIYYEYGSMVIIYEDSNKAVRALYTLRESKYEDKHLLVMLLPSIEPSMVPSGVQPLLVFVNVKSGGCQGLQLISSFRKLLNPYQVFDLDNGGPLPGLYVFRHIKDYKILVCGGDGTVGWVLQCLDNVGQDSECSSPACAIVPLGTGNDLARVLCWGAGYTGDEDPLNLLRDVIDAEKSLLDRWTVVFHPEEKEDKQTATNAGGASSTSEDNTQIFVMNNYFGIGLDADLCLDFHNAREENPNKFRSRLRNKSVYVSIGLRKMVKRTLCKDLHKEIRLEVDGRLVELPQVEGIIIMNILSWGSGANPWGPDTSEDQFYTPNHGDGILEVVGVTGVMHLGQIQSGLRTGMRIAQGGHIKIHLHSDIPVQVDGEPWIQSPGDIVVLKSALKATMLKKTKGKIKRRNTESSMQLALQAAPSNYPEPEVF
- the LOC114880195 gene encoding diacylglycerol kinase theta isoform X6; the encoded protein is MASGSAETLSSHGHSFSKKSFHKPTYCHSCTDMLWGLIQLGNICEVCNFVVHDRCLKTVVSPCSSIAASLIKNPVAHCWSEPVTRRRKFCNVCRKRLDDNPSVHCEICRYFVHTDCQNFAVPDCKENATYLPGKDLAQVKHTHHWREGNLPSSSKCAVCKKNCFTAECLSGFRCEWCGMTLHSYCHKNIPQECTFGILEPIYLPPHAISIPRTEVPMEAIIGVQVRRKEVLAPRSISEEFSSGDARYRDNGEPGSGVACSRDPRSRKEKEDKERGDEEMIKVYDGNNSLRRRIFRVITVSRQATTEQVLTSALRAFHITKDPSNFYLTDLYATDETELCDPTPVLNLNSKEGKCPAVFLRFKDSENGEVRVYPGKLQVSEPFCIVPVTETTTVADLIEEALQRFGLQNFKSEDYRCSEILLDRDVTERVLSRDEKPWEIVKQLGKDSIRQMELMRFYLQLKQDPHGPNLALFVGNLPPNLSERSYENMLTDFLGKENKFSSIGPIYYEYGSMVIIYEDSNKAVRALYTLRESKYEDKHLLVMLLPSIEPSMVPSGVQPLLVFVNVKSGGCQGLQLISSFRKLLNPYQVFDLDNGGPLPGLYVFRHIKDYKILVCGGDGTVGWVLQCLDNVGQDSECSSPACAIVPLGTGNDLARVLCWGAGYTGDEDPLNLLRDVIDAEKSLLDRWTVVFHPEEKEDKQTATNAGGASSTSEDNTQIFVMNNYFGIGLDADLCLDFHNAREENPNKFRSRLRNKSVYVSIGLRKMVKRTLCKDLHKEIRLEVDGRLVELPQVEGIIIMNILSWGSGANPWGPDTSEDQFYTPNHGDGILEVVGVTGVMHLGQIQSGLRTGMRIAQGGHIKIHLHSDIPVQVDGEPWIQSPGDIVVLKSALKATMLKKTKGKIKRRNTESSMQLALQAAPSNYPEPEVF
- the LOC114880195 gene encoding diacylglycerol kinase theta isoform X1: MASGSAETLSSHGHSFSKKSFHKPTYCHSCTDMLWGLIQLGNICEVCNFVVHDRCLKTVVSPCSSIAASLIKNPVAHCWSEPVTRRRKFCNVCRKRLDDNPSVHCEICRYFVHTDCQNFAVPDCKENATYLPGKDLAQVKHTHHWREGNLPSSSKCAVCKKNCFTAECLSGFRCEWCGMTLHSYCHKNIPQECTFGILEPIYLPPHAISIPRTEVPMEAIIGVQVRRKEVLAREYSCHNIGEQFDFAESEQIGAAGRLAEALRRLSLVLPRSCHGNCHASPPYVRARSISEEFSSGDARYRDNGEPGSGVACSRDPRSRKEKEDKERGDEEMIKVYDGNNSLRRRIFRVITVSRQATTEQVLTSALRAFHITKDPSNFYLTDLYATDETELCDPTPVLNLNSKEGKCPAVFLRFKDSENGEVRVYPGKLQVSEPFCIVPVTETTTVADLIEEALQRFGLQNFKSEDYRCSEILLDRDVTERVLSRDEKPWEIVKQLGKDSIRQMELMRFYLQLKQDPHGPNLALFVGNLPPNLSERSYENMLTDFLGKENKFSSIGPIYYEYGSMVIIYEDSNKAVRALYTLRESKYEDKHLLVMLLPSIEPSMVPSGVQPLLVFVNVKSGGCQGLQLISSFRKLLNPYQVFDLDNGGPLPGLYVFRHIKDYKILVCGGDGTVGWVLQCLDNVGQDSECSSPACAIVPLGTGNDLARVLCWGAGYTGDEDPLNLLRDVIDAEKSLLDRWTVVFHPEEKEDKQTATNAGGASSTSEDNTQIFVMNNYFGIGLDADLCLDFHNAREENPNKFRSRLRNKSVYVSIGLRKMVKRTLCKDLHKEIRLEVDGRLVELPQVEGIIIMNILSWGSGANPWGPDTSEDQFYTPNHGDGILEVVGVTGVMHLGQIQSGLRTGMRIAQGGHIKIHLHSDIPVQVDGEPWIQSPGDIVVLKSALKATMLKKTKGKIKRRNTESSMQLALQAAPSNYPEPEVF
- the LOC114880195 gene encoding diacylglycerol kinase theta isoform X7, with translation MASGSAETLSSHGHSFSKKSFHKPTYCHSCTDMLWGLIQLGNICEVCNFVVHDRCLKTVVSPCSSIAASLIKNPVAHCWSEPVTRRRKFCNVCRKRLDDNPSVHCEICRYFVHTDCQNFAVPDCKENATYLPGKDLAQVKHTHHWREGNLPSSSKCAVCKKNCFTAECLSGFRCEWCGMTLHSYCHKNIPQECTFGILEPIYLPPHAISIPRTEVPMEAIIGVQVRRKEVLAPRSISEEFSSGDARYRDNGEPGSGVACSRDPRSRKEKEDKEREMIKVYDGNNSLRRRIFRVITVSRQATTEQVLTSALRAFHITKDPSNFYLTDLYATDETELCDPTPVLNLNSKEGKCPAVFLRFKDSENGEVRVYPGKLQVSEPFCIVPVTETTTVADLIEEALQRFGLQNFKSEDYRCSEILLDRDVTERVLSRDEKPWEIVKQLGKDSIRQMELMRFYLQLKQDPHGPNLALFVGNLPPNLSERSYENMLTDFLGKENKFSSIGPIYYEYGSMVIIYEDSNKAVRALYTLRESKYEDKHLLVMLLPSIEPSMVPSGVQPLLVFVNVKSGGCQGLQLISSFRKLLNPYQVFDLDNGGPLPGLYVFRHIKDYKILVCGGDGTVGWVLQCLDNVGQDSECSSPACAIVPLGTGNDLARVLCWGAGYTGDEDPLNLLRDVIDAEKSLLDRWTVVFHPEEKEDKQTATNAGGASSTSEDNTQIFVMNNYFGIGLDADLCLDFHNAREENPNKFRSRLRNKSVYVSIGLRKMVKRTLCKDLHKEIRLEVDGRLVELPQVEGIIIMNILSWGSGANPWGPDTSEDQFYTPNHGDGILEVVGVTGVMHLGQIQSGLRTGMRIAQGGHIKIHLHSDIPVQVDGEPWIQSPGDIVVLKSALKATMLKKTKGKIKRRNTESSMQLALQAAPSNYPEPEVF
- the LOC114880195 gene encoding diacylglycerol kinase theta isoform X4, with amino-acid sequence MASGSAETLSSHGHSFSKKSFHKPTYCHSCTDMLWGLIQLGNICEVCNFVVHDRCLKTVVSPCSSIAASLIKNPVAHCWSEPVTRRRKFCNVCRKRLDDNPSVHCEICRYFVHTDCQNFAVPDCKENATYLPGKDLAQVKHTHHWREGNLPSSSKCAVCKKNCFTAECLSGFRCEWCGMTLHSYCHKNIPQECTFGILEPIYLPPHAISIPRTEVPMEAIIGVQVRRKEVLAHNIGEQFDFAESEQIGAAGRLAEALRRLSLVLPRSCHGNCHASPPYVRARSISEEFSSGDARYRDNGEPGSGVACSRDPRSRKEKEDKERGDEEMIKVYDGNNSLRRRIFRVITVSRQATTEQVLTSALRAFHITKDPSNFYLTDLYATDETELCDPTPVLNLNSKEGKCPAVFLRFKDSENGEVRVYPGKLQVSEPFCIVPVTETTTVADLIEEALQRFGLQNFKSEDYRCSEILLDRDVTERVLSRDEKPWEIVKQLGKDSIRQMELMRFYLQLKQDPHGPNLALFVGNLPPNLSERSYENMLTDFLGKENKFSSIGPIYYEYGSMVIIYEDSNKAVRALYTLRESKYEDKHLLVMLLPSIEPSMVPSGVQPLLVFVNVKSGGCQGLQLISSFRKLLNPYQVFDLDNGGPLPGLYVFRHIKDYKILVCGGDGTVGWVLQCLDNVGQDSECSSPACAIVPLGTGNDLARVLCWGAGYTGDEDPLNLLRDVIDAEKSLLDRWTVVFHPEEKEDKQTATNAGGASSTSEDNTQIFVMNNYFGIGLDADLCLDFHNAREENPNKFRSRLRNKSVYVSIGLRKMVKRTLCKDLHKEIRLEVDGRLVELPQVEGIIIMNILSWGSGANPWGPDTSEDQFYTPNHGDGILEVVGVTGVMHLGQIQSGLRTGMRIAQGGHIKIHLHSDIPVQVDGEPWIQSPGDIVVLKSALKATMLKKTKGKIKRRNTESSMQLALQAAPSNYPEPEVF